A segment of the Psilocybe cubensis strain MGC-MH-2018 chromosome 5, whole genome shotgun sequence genome:
GCTACTTTTAACCCCTTCAAAGTGGGTGCTCGGACAAGACATCTAGATGCGAAAGATATCGACAAAAAGATAAACGAGCAcaaattttgaagaaaggaacagacatacttgtattttacaTAGTCGGGAATAACTTTTCAACAAGGGTAATTAGTTTTGCAAACAAACAGCAACCAAAATAGAACGAACTATTGACTGCCCAGTCTTTGCCTTCAAATATACTATGCACGCGTACGGTAGGCTTCAGGGCTTCAGCTGCTAGCACAGTGCCGAGACATTGGTGTATGCGAGGACGGCCGCGTCTAAAGCGTTCTTTCCTTCCCATGGTGAAAGGGCTACATGGGCACTTCATGATCAAATAATGAATGCGGTGTCCAGATATCAGTTACACAGttgaaaaaaatgagaatgaTACACTGACGTATGACCACGATATTCTGCGGTAATTTGCTGAATCGCAAGGGAACCCGACAAGCTTACAGACCCAACAGGACCAGGTGCAAGGTGTGACCTGTCAAAATTTAACTTGGAAAGAGTCAGGAAAGGAGGATGATGCGCATACATTAAGCAAATATCCATCTCTTTGTATGCGCCTTTATCGAGGAGAATGACTTTGCCCCCTCCGCCTTCTTCAGCTGTGGCATAGTACGAACGTTAAATTAGAGATTCGAGATGGGAAAATCATGAAGCTGAGGCAGACCTGGTGTACCCAGAAGAATGATCTTGCCAGAGATGTCGTGTTTCTCCATAGCGGCTTTGATAGCACATGCAACAGCAACGCCTTCTACCCATCATGACGAGATTGAAGTTTAGTATACTATAAACTATCTTCATGAGCTACGCACCTGATATTCCTATCAAATTATGTCCACATGCATGGCCGATACCAGGAAGCGCAT
Coding sequences within it:
- a CDS encoding Peptidase M20 domain-containing protein 2, producing the protein MDALPGIGHACGHNLIGISEGVAVACAIKAAMEKHDISGKIILLGTPAEEGGGGKVILLDKGAYKEMDICLMSHLAPGPVGSVSLSGSLAIQQITAEYRGHTPFTMGRKERFRRGRPRIHQCLGTVLAAEALKPTVRVHSIFEGKDWAVNIIPDYVKYKCLVRAPTLKGLKVAVAKVLPCFKAAAWPLDAK